Proteins from one Triplophysa dalaica isolate WHDGS20190420 chromosome 6, ASM1584641v1, whole genome shotgun sequence genomic window:
- the inha gene encoding inhibin alpha chain — MWTWTRCLSLFACALMLTSLGQACQGDELPRDIVLDWLKRQILEGLGIDEPPSTVLQLQPRQMMDRAVHRVLPRRTRETQVEKRHRQESSQLILFPSSESTCLEMPDHSSDVATGPFTFYFQPSLDSQESTITSAQFWFYAGEAIATSNVSAPLFILTPKQELLRASENPFKRCPDGWTTYKLDRHLHNAMAGGPFMLQVRCTACSCYGSEEDKTPFLHLRVQPSGPDRSRRAPTIPWSPSTIENLMRPASVDTTADCRREETEIAFEDLGWENWIVHPKAFTFYYCHGNCSSTERITTLLGIKQCCAPVHDSMKSLRFTTTSDGGFSFKYETLPNIIPEECHCV, encoded by the exons ATGTGGACCTGGACCAGatgtttgtctttatttgcTTGTGCCCTGATGCTAACTTCATTGGGACAGGCCTGTCAAGGAGATGAATTGCCTAGAGATATAGTGCTTGACTGGTTGAAAAGACAGATTTTGGAAGGTTTGGGAATAGATGAGCCTCCTTCGACTGTGCTGCAACTGCAACCCAGGCAGATGATGGACAGAGCTGTGCACCGCGTGCTTCCACGAAGGACCAGGGAAACGCAAGTGGAAAAGAGACACCGTCAAGAGTCATCGCAGTTAATTTTGTTTCCAAGCTCAG AGTCTACATGCTTAGAAATGCCCGACCACTCGTCTGATGTTGCTACCGgtccatttacattttactttcaGCCTTCTCTGGACAGCCAGGAGTCCACCATCACTTCTGCCCAATTCTGGTTCTACGCAGGTGAGGCCATCGCTACCAGCAACGTCTCTGCCCCTCTCTTCATTCTCACCCCTAAACAGGAACTGCTCAGGGCATCTGAAAACCCCTTCAAACGCTGTCCTGATGGCTGGACCACCTATAAGTTGGATCGCCATCTCCACAATGCCATGGCTGGTGGCCCCTTCATGCTGCAGGTCCGCTGCACAGCCTGCAGCTGCTACGGTTCAGAAGAAGATAAAACTCCATTTCTCCATCTCCGCGTCCAGCCGAGCGGCCCAGATCGCTCCCGTAGAGCCCCAACGATCCCCTGGTCTCCATCTACTATCGAGAACCTCATGAGACCTGCTTCTGTGGACACTACCGCAGACTGCAGAAGAGAAGAGACAGAAATTGCCTTCGAAGACCTGGGATGGGAAAACTGGATTGTTCATCCTAAGGCTTTTACCTTCTACTATTGCCATGGCAACTGTTCCAGCACCGAGCGCATAACCACCCTACTTGGCATCAAGCAGTGTTGTGCTCCTGTTCATGACAGCATGAAGTCACTGCGTTTCACCACTACCTCAGACGGGGGATTTTCTTTCAAGTACGAGACTTTGCCAAACATCATCCCAGAGGAATGCCACTGCGTTTAA
- the LOC130425360 gene encoding gap junction gamma-1 protein-like, translating into MSWNFLTRLLDEISKHSTFVGKIWLTLLIIFRIVLTAVGGETIYQDEQNKFVCNTLQPGCENVCYDAFAPLSHIRFWVFQVIMITTPSIMYLGFAMHKIAQMADFEYRARKHKRLSDVHGDYDETDEMGEEVPVILEEKEPSEKENKVKTIDKSNPSASKHDGRRRIKKDGLMRVYVLHLLSRVAFEIAFLFGQYVLYGFEVAPSYICTRSPCPHTVDCFVSRPTEKTIFLVIMYVVSLLCLVLTFLEIIHLGIGGLRDTRPRRSATRVQKRAPSHSTISNRLASAPPRYLPTLRKDTSGRPKSPVPGDSGRESLADNSTNHDIERLRRHLKIAQQCLEQVYHCEEGGASQSKGLMSNSIAIEQNRLNLAKEDHLSDGETEVHA; encoded by the exons ATGAGTTGGAACTTCCTGACACGCTTGCTAGATGAGATCTCCAAACACTCCACTTTTGTAGGGAAAATCTGGCTCACCCTTCTCATAATATTCCGAATTGTTCTGACAGCAGTGGGCGGTGAGACCATCTACCAAGATGAACAGAACAAGTTTGTGTGCAATACTTTACAACCCGGTTGTGAGAACGTATGTTATGATGCTTTTGCCCCTCTGTCCCACATTCGGTTCTGGGTTTTCCAAGTCATTATGATCACCACACCGTCTATTATGTACCTTGGCTTTGCCATGCACAAAATTGCTCAAATGGCCGATTTTGAATACCGAGCGCGTAAGCACAAGCGGCTGTCTGATGTCCATGGAGACTATGACGAAACTGATGAGATGGGAGAGGAAGTTCCCGTGATCCTGGAGGAGAAAGAGCCTTCTGAGAAGGAAAATAAAGTCAAGACTATTGATAAATCCAACCCTTCAGCCTCTAAACATGATGGCCGCAGGCGCATTAAAAAAGATGGCCTTATGAGGGTATATGTGCTGCATTTGCTCTCTCGAGTTGCCTTCGAGATAGCTTTTCTTTTCGGCCAGTACGTTTTGTATGGTTTTGAAGTGGCACCTTCCTACATTTGCACTCGCAGCCCATGCCCACACACTGTGGACTGCTTTGTGTCGCGACCCACTGAAAAGACCATCTTCCTGGTGATCATGTATGTTGTCAGTTTGCTCTGCTTGGTGTTGACATTCCTGGAAATCATTCATCTCGGAATTGGTGGTTTGAGGGACACTCGTCCCCGTAGATCAGCTACGAGAGTCCAGAAACGTGCACCATCTCATTCTACAATCTCTAACCGCCTTGCCAGTGCCCCACCAAGATATCTCCCCACCCTGAGGAAGGACACCTCTGGCAGGCCGAAGTCACCTGTCCCGGGAGACTCTGGACGGGAGTCATTGGCCGATAATAGCACAAATCATGATATAGAGCGTCTGCGAAGACACCTGAAAATTGCACAGCAATGTCTGGAACAGGTCTATCACTGTGAGGAAGGCGGGGCTTCACAAAGCAAAGGTCTGATGTCAAACAGTATTGCTATTGAACAAAACCGGCTCAACCTAGCCAAGGAGGATCATCTCAGCGATGGAGAGACAG aGGTTCATGCCTGA